GGGTGGCGAGGGTTGCGGGGCCGTCGCGGTTGGCGCGGAAGGCGGCGTCGGCGCTGGTCTCGGCGGCGTCGACGGCGGTCCAGGCGGCGGCGTTGACGACGAGGGCGGGATCGGCAGCGGCGAGGGCCCTGGCGATCGTTTCCGGGGCGTCGAAGTCGAAGCCGGGGCGGCCGATGGCGCGGGCGGGGAGCCCGGCGGCGGGCGCGCGGGCGGCGAGGGCGTGGCCGAGCTGGCCGCTCGCCCCGGTGATCAGGATCGGGCGGGGCGGCATGTCAGAGCCTGAACCAGGGTTCGGCCTCGGCCAGGCGGGGCAGGAGATTGTCCTTGTCGGAGAGGAGGGCGGTGCCGGCGGGGACGGGCCAGGGCAGGGCGAGATCGGGATCGTTCCAGATGACGCCGCGTTCGGAGGCTTTGTCGTAGGGGGCGGTGACCTTGTAGACGACCTCGGTATCGGGCTCGGTGGTGCAGAAGCCGTGCAGGAAGCCGGGCGGGATCCAGAGCTGGCGCCCGTTGGCGGCGGAGAGCTCGGCGGCGGCGTGGCGTCCGAAGCTGGGCGAGCCGTGGCGGATGTCGACGGCGACGTCCCAGATCGCGCCGCGGATGCAGCGGACGAGCTTGCCCTGGGCGAAGGGGGCGAGCTGGCAGTGCAGGCCGCGGATGGTTCCTGGGCGGGTGGAGGAGGAGTGGTTGTCCTGCACGAAGGTTTCGGTGAAGCCGAGGGCGGCGAGCCTTGCCTGGTTCCAGGTTTCGCTGAACCAGCCGCGGGAATCGGCGAAGCGGGGCGGGGTGATGAGCATGACGCCGGGCAGGTCGAGCGGCTCGATCATGCGGCCTCTCCGTCGGCGAGTTCGCGCAGGACGCGGCCGAGCTCGGTCTTGCCGAGGCGGGCGGCGTGGCGGCGCAGGGTGTCGGCGTCGATGAAGCCCATGCGGAAGGCGACTTCCTCGGGGCAGCCGACGAGCTGCCCCTGGCGGGCCTGGATGGTCTGCACGAAGGTTGCGGCCTGGAGCAGGGAGTCGGGGGTTCCGGCGTCGAGCCAGGCGGTGCCGCGGCCGAGGCGCTCGACGGCGAGGGAGCCGTCGTCGAGATAGAGGCGGTTGAGATCGGTGATCTCGAGCTCGCCGCGGGCGGAGGGTCGGATGCGGCGGGCGAATTCGGTGACCCGGCGGTCGTAGAAATAGAGGCCGGTGACCGCCCAGCTGGAGGCGGGGGCGGCGGGTTTCTCGACGATGTCGATGGCGCGGCCGGCATCGTCGAAGGTGACGACGCCGTAGCGCTCGGGATCGCGCACCTGGTAGGCGAAGACGGTGGCGCCGGCCTCCCGGCCGGCGGCCTGGCGCAGCGCGAGCGAGAGATGATCGGCGTGGATGAGGTTGTCGCCGAGGGCGAGGGCGCAGGCCTCGCCGGCGAGCCAGTCCGCGCCGATCAGGAAGGCCTGGGCGAGGCCGTCGGGCGATGGCTGGGCGGCATAGCCGATGCGGATGCCGTATTGGCCGCCGTCGCCGAGCAGGCGGCGGAACTGGGGCAGGTCCTGCGGGGTGGAGATCAGCAGCAGGTCGCGGATGCCGGCGAGCAGCAGGGTCGACAGCGGATAGTAGACCATCGGCTTGTCGTAGACGGGGAGGAGCTGCTTCGAGGCGGCGAGGGTGGAGGGGTGCAGGCGGGTGCCGGAGCCGCCGGCGAGGATGATGCCCTTGCGGATCATGCGGCGGTACCGAGGCGCTGGCCGGCATAGCGGCGGGCGCGGATGGCGCGCCACCAGGGCTCGTTGGCGAGATACCAGTCGACGGTGCGGGCGAGTCCGGCCTCGAAATCGTGGGCGGCGCGCCAGGCGAGGGCGGCCTCGCTGCGGGCGGGGTCGATCTCGTAGCGGAAATCGTGGCCGGGGCGGTCGGCGACGAAGGTGATCAGCCGCTCGCGCGGGCCGGCGGGATCGGGGCGGCGGGCATCGAGCAGGCGGCAGATGGCGCGGACGACGTCGAGATTGGAGCGGGGCTGGCGGGCGCCGATGGCGTAGGTCTCGCCGGGCGTGCCGGTGAGGGCGATGGCGAGGAGCGCCTCGGCGTGATCCTCGACGAAGAGCCAGTCGCGCAGGTTGGAGCCGTCGCCATAGACGGGCAGGGGGCGGCCCTCGAGGGCGTTGATGAGCACCAGCGGGATGAGTTTCTCGGGGAACTGCCAGGGGCCGTAATTGTTGGTGGTGTTGGAGACGATGGCGGGCAGGCCGTAGGTGTGCCGCCAGGCGCGGACGAGATGGTCCGAGGCGGCCTTGCTGGCGGCGTAGGGGCTGCGGGGGTCGTAGGGGGTGGTTTCGGTGAAGGGGGGATCGCCTTGTTCGAGGGCGCCGAACACCTCGTCGGTGGAGATGTGGTGGAAGCGGAAGCGGCGGCGGGCGGGCTCGTCCAGGGTGGCGAACCAGGCGCGGGCGGCCTCGAGCAGGACGAAGGTGCCGGTGATGTTGGTGTCGATGAAATCGCGCGGCCCGTCGATCGAGCGGTCGACATGGGATTCGGCGGCGAGATGCATGACGATGTCGGGCCGGTGCGCCTCGAAGACGGCGCGCATCGCCGCGGCATCGGCGATGTCGGCGCGGATCAGGCGATGGCGCGGATGCCCCAGCGCAGCGCCCAGCGCGTCCTCCGAGGCGGCGTAGGTCATCTTGTCGACGGTGACGACCTCGTGCGGCGTGCTCGCCACAAGCCGACGGACAACCGCAGAACCAATGAAGCCGCAGCCCCCGGTGATCAGAAATCGCATTGCTTGCCTTGTAAATTTTTTGTCCAAAAAGCGAACTCACGAACAATAAACGCTACCATGATTGGCGTTGACAATAAACACAGCCGGATATGGCGTTGCGGCCAACGGGCCCGAGAGCCGGGTCGTAAAAGATAGTTGAGTGATTTCAGAAGATTATAATTCTGCCGGCTTGCAACAACAGACGGGGTCGCGGTGATCTGGACTGAAATCGCTTGGATTTTTCGCATGAAGGAGGGCCGGGATGGAAGGAATCACAAGCCGGAAGAGATTATCGACAAGCTTCGTGAGCCTGAGATTGCGTTGGCGGAAGGCGGGACGGTTGTGGATGCGTGCCGTTGGATCGGTATCACCGAGCCGAGCTACGACCGCTGGCGCAAGGAGTATGGCGGGCTGAAGATGGGCCAGGCACGTCGGACTCGTCATGCCGACATCCTATTTGGAAGTTGGAGCCTCCTGTCTTTCGGAATCCGCCATGAAGGATGAGGCAGGCGGCATCCCGCGAGCCTCTGGGACCATCAACGAAGCCCGCTTGCCGGGTCGCGCGGGAACTGACCCGTCTGATCGGGTGCCGCGGCCGGCCCGGCATGACCGTTTCCGGCCACGGCACCGAGTTCACCTCGGACGCCACCCTCGTCTGGTCGAAGGATCACGGGGTGGAATGGCACTAGATCGGGCCCGGCAAGCCGATGCAGAACGGCGATGTCGAATCCTTCAGCGGCCGCATGCGCGACGAGCTTTTGAACGAGAGCCTGTTCTTCGGCCTCGATCATGCCCGCGCCGCCATCGCTGATTGGGTGGCGCATTTCAATGCCGCGAGGCCGCACTCCTCGCTCGGCTACCAGACCCCGGCGGACTATGCCGAGGGCCTCACCACAACCGGCACCGAACGGCGTAACAGAAGCGGCCGAGACTCCAATCGCACACGGATGAAAGTTCGGGGACGGGTCAGAGACATTCTTTTCAGGCCATTCGCGCGCCCCCTTGCCGCAGGGGCGCGGCGGCGCATACTCTGGACCGAGAGCTCATACAGGTGATCGATCCATGCCCGACACGCACGCCCAACGCATCGCGCCCACGCTCACCGAATGGCGCCGATACCTGCATCAGCACCCCGAACTCTCGCTGCGCGAGGAAAAGACCGCCGCCTTCGTCTGCGAGAGGCTGAAGGAACTCGGCATCCCCTTCGAGTCGGGCATTGGCGGGCATGGGGTCGTCGCCACCCTGCGGCGCGGCGGCAATCGCAGCGTCGGCCTGCGCGCGGATATGGACGCGCTGCCGATCACCGAGGCGACGGGGCTGCCTTACGCCTCGAAAACGCCGGGCGTGATGCATGCCTGCGGGCATGATGGCCACACCACCTCGCTCCTCGGCGCGGCGATGTTGCTGCGAGACGATCCGGACTGGTCGGGTACGGTGCATTTCGTCTTCCAGCCGGCCGAGGAGGGCTTCGGCGGCGCCCTGGCGATGATGGAAGACGGGCTCTTCCGCCGCTTCCC
This genomic interval from Acidiphilium multivorum AIU301 contains the following:
- the rfbC gene encoding dTDP-4-dehydrorhamnose 3,5-epimerase, encoding MIEPLDLPGVMLITPPRFADSRGWFSETWNQARLAALGFTETFVQDNHSSSTRPGTIRGLHCQLAPFAQGKLVRCIRGAIWDVAVDIRHGSPSFGRHAAAELSAANGRQLWIPPGFLHGFCTTEPDTEVVYKVTAPYDKASERGVIWNDPDLALPWPVPAGTALLSDKDNLLPRLAEAEPWFRL
- the rfbA gene encoding glucose-1-phosphate thymidylyltransferase RfbA, giving the protein MIRKGIILAGGSGTRLHPSTLAASKQLLPVYDKPMVYYPLSTLLLAGIRDLLLISTPQDLPQFRRLLGDGGQYGIRIGYAAQPSPDGLAQAFLIGADWLAGEACALALGDNLIHADHLSLALRQAAGREAGATVFAYQVRDPERYGVVTFDDAGRAIDIVEKPAAPASSWAVTGLYFYDRRVTEFARRIRPSARGELEITDLNRLYLDDGSLAVERLGRGTAWLDAGTPDSLLQAATFVQTIQARQGQLVGCPEEVAFRMGFIDADTLRRHAARLGKTELGRVLRELADGEAA
- the rfbB gene encoding dTDP-glucose 4,6-dehydratase; translation: MRFLITGGCGFIGSAVVRRLVASTPHEVVTVDKMTYAASEDALGAALGHPRHRLIRADIADAAAMRAVFEAHRPDIVMHLAAESHVDRSIDGPRDFIDTNITGTFVLLEAARAWFATLDEPARRRFRFHHISTDEVFGALEQGDPPFTETTPYDPRSPYAASKAASDHLVRAWRHTYGLPAIVSNTTNNYGPWQFPEKLIPLVLINALEGRPLPVYGDGSNLRDWLFVEDHAEALLAIALTGTPGETYAIGARQPRSNLDVVRAICRLLDARRPDPAGPRERLITFVADRPGHDFRYEIDPARSEAALAWRAAHDFEAGLARTVDWYLANEPWWRAIRARRYAGQRLGTAA